From the Palaemon carinicauda isolate YSFRI2023 chromosome 4, ASM3689809v2, whole genome shotgun sequence genome, the window TCTTGTGCAATGCTGTAAATGTTTAGGTTAAATCCTAaagatagttttattttctgtttgtgtgCTATTATTCTcattttgctgttaatgttttgctattgtttagtaaactttatgaataaattttgcataatctacgtcgtatACAATAGTTGAGCGTCACAGAATTGGGGGCTATATCCGGGATCTGAATTGTCATCCTATTTGTAATTCAAACATTGTTCGTAAAGTAAACCTTTGTGAATTGTACAAAATAAccagcaaacatgtcagagtttaatGCATCTGAGTTATTTGACGAATTTTCTGAGGATCCACAaattgagaagttaagtgatctcaagaagtCTAGCTTGGTGATTTTAACTTGAGGCAATCACCTTGTTAGATCAACATTTTGTTGAAGACGATGTATTACGCCAGAATATGTTAGATACGATTGATAGCGAATTAGTGTGTTCTGATTTGCCAGCTGTGGAACTCGAAAGACTTAGAATAGAAGCTCATTTAAGAGAAAAGGAGTTAGAGGCTGAgcatataaaaatcaaaattagaagCCGAGTTAAAACATGAACACTTAGATGCTGGGCGTGAAAGAAGGGAAGCTGAATTTAGGCGTAAACAATTACAAGCTGAGGAGAGAACTAGAGATAGGGAAGCCTAAATAAAGCTTCATGATTTTAATGCTCAAAAAATGTTAGAACTTGAAAAGATTAAGAAGGCTAATTCTAGTGATTCTGGTAAATCTGGGTCAGATATTTTTAGCCAAGATAGAGTTGTGCCTCCTTTTAATGAGAATGATTTAGATGaatatcttgtttattttgaaataaaagctAAGAAATTCAAGTGGCCAGCAGAAAATTGGACTTATATGTTATCAGGAGTTTAGTGTGGTAGGGCACAACAAGTTTATGTTTTCATTCCTGAGGATAGAGTAGATGATTATGAGTTCTTGAAAAATGCTATTTTACAAGCCTATGAATTAACTCCCGAAGCTTATAGGATAAAGTTTAGGAAttggacaaaacaagataagcTGACATATGTAGAATTTAATAGAGAATGATCAGATTGTTCTGATAAATGTTGTGAAGCAGCAGAGTGTAAGGATGATTTTGATAGATAAAGAGAAATCATTTTAACTGAACAGTTTACGAATtgtgttagtgagaacattaaggtttacttaaatgaaagaaagttatctacccttCGTAAAACAGCTGTATGTGCTGATGATTGTGAACTGGCTCACAAGGAGTCTAagtctaatgataaaaggtttaaaaggtcaaaagactatagggatacagatAATCATACTGGTACTGATGATGTAGATCAAAGGTCTCATTCTGTTTCACATATCAAGTCTCAAAGCAgcaattttaataacaattctaTTACTAGAAGTTCTGTAGTATGTGATTACTGTAAGAAACCGGGTCACATGGTGTctgaatgtttcaagttgaaaaggaaagaagctaAAACTGTGGCTTTTGTAAAGTTACCAAAGTCTTGTTAAAGCGTGTgaccagtagaggttaacactataaatgaccatGTTTTTGACATGGTTcctgttaattccagtgtttgttccatacctgttgataaggttttcaagccatatactgctaaggggtttgttgctgttgatggtggCTCACTACACCCTTTATGCATCATGCGTGATACTGGTTGTACCCAATCACTTGTtttgagggaagttgtccctgtgactgAGCATTCGTTTATTTGGAAATATGTTTCCATTCGTGGGGTTAGTGCCCATCTTAGTGCTCCCTTGCGTCGTATAGATCTTCACTGTGACTGGTTATCAGGGGCCgttgttgttggtgtggtttcGGAGTTACCTATTAATGGCGTTCAATTTTTGCTTGGTAATGACTTGATAGATGAGAATGTTGATGTCCGACCAAAGATGGTTAATGATCCAGTTCTTGATCAGGAGTTGGGGGTTCTCAGTCCTGATTTGTCTATTCTGTTTTCTTTGAGTGCTGAAATGCAGGAGAAGACTCATAGTTCTACCTGCACATCTGACAATGACGTGTCTGTTCGTGATAATGTCTCCACTGTAGTTTCTTCTACCGAGTACCGACTTGCCTCGAGAAGACTCGTTAGTTTGTATTACTGCTTCCactaataatttttctaataactTATCTCGTGAAGATACGTTAGTTTGTGATATTTGTTCAGCTGTTGACTGTTCTACTAACATGTCTTATAATGGTGTGTCAGTTCCTGATAATGTTTCTGCTGTCAACTGTTCTACCAACCTGTCTCGAAAAGACCTTTTGGTTTGTAATGTCACGTCTTCTGACTGTTCTACTAACTTGTCTCGTGAAGACATATTAGTTTGTGTTGATTCTCTTTCCGAGAATTCTAATGACCTGTCTTATGAAGGTACTTTTGCTTGTAATGATGTCTCTTCCAAAAATGATGGTAACTTGTCTTACACATTTTTGTTTGATCGATTTAATAATGATTTGTCTTATACCTTACATATGTCAAAGACAactgttatttttttattcaattaacatTGTATATTCAAAGTTGATTGTAATTGAAAAGTCTGACCAATCTGTTGTTTAGGTTATTATCCAGGTAAATCGAGATGTTAATGTTCTTAGTCTTACTTATAAACAATCTATAACTGAAGTGAGTAAATTTTGAATTATGATATAAGACGTTTTTATTTGCATGATATTTGGTAGGCTGCGATTAAGTTTGATTATGCTTGCCCTGCGTGTCAGGCTATTGTGAAATCCAATCAGTCTTATCTGAAATCCTCTGTAATGTACATTCCTGCATTTTATGTATTATTTTGTCACATACTTATGAATGATGTTAAACCGAGGCCGAAAAGGGGCATAGGTTAAATGCTATTTGTGAATTTTGTATTTGGGAATTTTGTATCTGATACAAAGAaaccttttacttttcattataatgatttttattgatGTTCTGTGATTGTGAAATGTGTAAAATTTTGAAGTTTCActtagattttgtaatgcaaaactgtatcttattttcattgaaattacatttttgtatttgtaatcttgtatgaaaaaaatattcagtttgtatttgtgaaaatttgttggatcagaggggagagggagtagtcatacactgatgaGAGGGGGTAACATGAGAGTTACACTCGGAAAACAcagtctctcacaaattgccgaaccagcggttgtagttaggaaagagatgacgagaagggttgaatctgtgagtgtgcgtgagtgtgtgtgagtgtgcatatttatctaaatatatagaggtcatttttgacgactcgggtaaactagtatatactgtatatatatacatatatatatatatatacatatatatatatatatatatatatatatatatatatatatatgtgtgtgtgtgtgtgtgtgtgtatatatatatatatatatatatatatatatatatatatatatatgtatgtatgtatatatatacatatatatacatatacagtatatatgtatatatatatatatatatatatatatatatatatatatatatatatatatatattgcagttacGGAAATTTTATTTAACAGGGGTACAAAGGGAGTTGATGAAATCATAGAAAGTTAACTTTCACTCCATAAATCTATGTTAACTATATTTCATTGACTTAATTTTGGAATTggcattattcttttattttttctgaagACAAACGGTAAGTTCATTTCTATTCTACCTCCCCTAATGTCTTGTCATGTCAATCAAAATACGGAAATGAACATGTTCAATTGCTGTCGTCTGACAGATTCTGTACTGGAAATGAGTTAACGATCCATATATTTCCAGGTTTATTTTGAATGTCTCTTTCAAAGATTCTATATGAACATTAGGAATTGGTGTATCTTTTAAACATTCGAAACATGCATCTACAGCATATTTACATGTTTGTGTACAAATAAGTATCGTGaataaatcaaatttattatttttcatagtaaGCCATGCATTCATTAAAAGTATAATCACTCCTAATGTAAAATGCTAAAACACTCCAATGAGTTTCTAAACTTACTTCTATCGATAAATAACAGACCCAAAAGAGGAAATGTATAGGAAAATGATGGGTGCAAGACAGGTGAGTGGCTCAGTGTATGTAGggacatttgattttttttctggtaGTGATCTTTCTAGGAGTTTGCAAATGTGCATGAAGCTAAACAACAAAGACTTACCAGGAAGAAACAGTGACTGAAAAACTGAacgatattggaaaaaaaatatgtactgaCTCACTGCGTTTCAAGATATCTCTATGTACTGTACTTATTCTGAGAGTTTTACACCTATAGAAACTGGAGTGTAATCTCGACACCATAGCGAAACCCTGACTACTAAGTAAATTTCACTAACTCTATGAAGATTATTGCAAGTATGACACCTTTGTAAACCTTACACAGAataaattaaaaagtaataaaagcCATCGAATTTCAATTTACCTTCGAATCTAATGTGTATTGGaatttgatttaatttcttttgtcttttagaAATTTTTCGACCcaaaagtcttcttcttcttcttctttgccttcagttTTCCCAATATCTCTATGGAGTGGTTGTTTCTAGTCGGCCTTCTCCCTCTCCCTGGTCCCTGTACACCATGTtttcttagacccttttccttcctgtcattcaataatttatctttccgCCTGAGCTTTGGCCTTCCCTTCCTCTTTCTGCCCTCCACCTCCATTTCAATAATCCTTTTACATACATGTTCAtattctcttctcatgacatgaccaaaccatttcagtattctttcctgagctttctttgaaacctctaataCTTTAACTGTCCATCTGATCAATAAATTCCGGGTCATCTCTTTTGTGACACCACCCATCCACCTCAGCATTATCATCTCGGCCACTTCCATTCTTCTTTCTTGTACTTTCTTTATTGGCAAAGTCTCTGCCCCATAGATCATGGATGGTCTACCTACGCATATGACTTTTTATAATTCATCTATGCACACTGAATTCTATGACTAACTTCTGCATCCAGGTTTCCATTTTCCTTCATCACAGAACCAATATATTTGAAGGCGTTAACCCTCTTTATTTCTTCTTGGCCTAATTTAACTATTCCCAACCATTCCTTTCTACCTGTCTACATGTATTATGTCTTTATTCTGCTAATTTTCAAGTCTCTATTCAAGTTCTTCGCTCCATCTTTTTAGCTTGAGTTGGACACCTTTTGTTAGATTGGTCAGCACAATGAGATGAGCAAGCATTGCATACCAAGGCACCTCTTCCCTAACTTCCGATGTTATAAGATTCATCACAATATTAAACACGTAGGGACTAAGGGCTGAACCCTGGTGGAGACCAACTTTCACCATAAATTTCTCTAACTTCTCTGTAGTTCCAACAGAGCTTCTTACTTGCTTGGTTTCCTCTGCATACATATCTTTCATTATTCTGGCATACTTTTCAGAAACTCTTTTCTCTCTCAAGGACCTCCACACTTCCTGCCTAGGTACACTATCATacgccttttccaaatcaataaacacCAGATTTAGACCTTTCTGTTTCTCTCTACTTTTCTCTACTGTCTGCCTTGGTGCAAATATTACATCAACTGTGCTCTTTCCTGGCAGAAAGCCAAATTGTTCTTCACAAATTGTGGTTTCTATTCTCAATCTTCCTTCTATGATCCTCTCTTATATTTTCACTATATGCGATTTTAGTTAAATCCTTTGTAGTTCCAACACTTACATATCAACCTTCTCTTTGTAGGGCGGGATCATTAGGTTATTTCTCCACATGTCTGGAATTTTTTCTTGGCAAAACATGTTTGTTATCAAATCACACATGAGGCCCATGCCTTCCTCTCCTAAACAATTCCTCACTTCAGCTGTTAATCCATCAGGTCCCACTGCTTTCCTCTTCTCCCTCTTATCCAGTGCCTTTTTAACCTCTACTCTTAACTttaattaagctctctctctctctctctctctctctctctctctctctctctctctctctctctctctctctctctctctctctctctctgatagaatgCATGTTTATTAAGAAGATGATAATAAAACAACTTAATTACAAAGAGTAAGTGAAAAAggaaaaactgataataataataataataataataataataataataataataataataataataataataataatgataatagatgttGAGAATCCTTCTCTTAACCAATAGTTTaggacaaaattttgattttggtcAAATGGAACACAATGAATAAACTGGTCCCTTAATAATATCTTTCCCAAACCCGACAGAAGTCCACCGTAGCTTTTGGATGTCCTTTTTGTGTTGTTTCTTTCGTGAGAGGTGGGCATGGGGTGGTCAGAGCCATAAGTGTGATTGGTCTTTTCGATCCTAAACACATCGTCGAAGTTATTCAAGATCAAATTCCAGAAAAGACGAGAAATTAAATTAACAATAACGACATAAATCTATATAGAATGTAGTTACAATAATCATGCTAATACTTATTGATGCAACAAAGGTAATAACTACAACAATGTCAATGAGGGACTTTCTTGAAAACAAAGGTAACATGACTATATGTCACGATTAGTGATTTTTCATTCTATACATGAcagcatattagaaaaaaaaagaacaagagtaACAGAACAAACTTCAATATGATTCTAGAACAGATCTTCCTTACTGAAGAAGGTGAAAAACTTCGCATCAAGAAGAAATCCAATAGAAATGCTCTCCGTGATTGAGGATATGAAATGACGAAATGATTCAGATGAGTTTCACCTGTGTCCTAGAatgtcaatgatgatgatgatggtgatgtagaTTACGCCTGCATTGCATAATAATATAGCACAGGCTCTTGCTGCAGGGAGTGTCTCGTCTCTTCGGCCCCCAACTGCACCCATTTTCAGCCTTCTACTTTATGCCTCCGTTCCGGTTTCTTTTCTACTGTCTAGCTGTCGAGTCCAACGGCTGTTTACTTATTCTTCAAGGTCCAACTGCTAGTTTCCCCTCAGTCTCACCACAGCGACAGAGGTGAATGACATCCACAGTCCCAGCGTGGCCCAGTGTGACCCaagttttcaaaatgaaaataaacacttcATAAGTAGGATGGTACAGTGAAAAGAATCGTTTCGACACAGTTATGGCAGACCTTAAATGGAAGATAATGTTGGTGATATTGCTGACAAGCACCGAGTTCGGACAATAAGGAATTTGCATTCTATTACATATACTTAAGACAGGTATGAGAATTTTTGGTTTTCGTCAATACGTAAATAGCCGAAATATTACACAAGTCCAACAGAAGCCCTGAAATTTGATGGGTGGAAAGATACTTGCGGTTTAGAATTGATTACTTTTCATAAGCGAAACGAAataacagttgaaaaaaaaatagaaaataaaaacatgtTTTGGGTCGAATTGCAGGTCTGAATTCTGTCTTCAAGAGTTGAACAGGCTCGAAAGATTTTACATACTGAGGGACCAGAAGAAAATGCAATCAACtgaaactaatttttatactaAGGTATACTTATTTTTCAGGACCACTGAACTTTTTGAAAGTTGAGCATCCAGAGCCAAAAGCACTAGAAGTACTTAATTCCGTTAAATGAATATtttgcaacaatatatatatatatatatatatatatatatatatatatatatatatatatatatatatatatatatatatacacacacacacacacacacatatatatatatatatatatatatatatatatatatatatatatatatatatttatatatatatatatatatatatatatatatatatatatgtatatatatataaatatatatatatatatatatatatatatatatatatatatatatatatatatatatatatatacacatatatacatatatatatatatatacatatatataaatatatacttatatatatacatatatacatatatatatatatatatatatatatatatatatatatatatatatatatactgtatatatatatatgctgctgtggccacaggggcataaaaacaattagaatagcgccaacgtatccctgcgtgtcgtaagaggcgactaaaagggataggacgagggggctgggaaccccctctcctgtattacaatcctgtgagacatcaaagaggtggagctggggggagagtgactggtcCCTGCaccctagttttggggtgtttgaatgtgcatggatgtagtatgatagagagtaaaagatgtgagattggagctggggggagagtgactgctccctgcaccctagttttggggtgtttgaatgtgcgtggatgtagtacgatagagagtaaaagatgtgagattggaagtatgtttaggaataggaggatggatatattggctttgtgtgagacaaagataaaagggaaaggtgaagtgatgtttggagaAATGtcgggtagagtgtctgggattgaaacgggaagagcaagaaaaggtgtggttttattgttgagtgaatggatgacaggtaaagtagtggaatggaaggagatatcatctaggttaatgtgggtaagggttaggttgggtagggaatgttgggcttttgtcagtgcatatgagccaggttgtgagaaatgttaagaagagcggaatgagttctggaatgaattaactaggtgtgtaggatcgggttgaaggaattatgtagttgtcatgggtgacttaaatgccagagtgggtgctggagaggtaggtgtcattaggaagtatggcataccaggtgaaaatgagagtggcgagagactggtagatatgtgtgttgagcaagaaatggtgataagttctagctttttaaaaaaaaaaaagataaaaacaagtatacattggtaagagtggcaaatggaagagtgatagaaagggcgttaatggattatgtgttgataactaaaagaatgcttggaagattgaaagacgtgcacgtgtttatgggtatggctattggtatgtctgatcatttttggtggaaggaaaattagttgtagcaaaagagtaggggaatagagtaggtggatgtgaaaagggagctagtgagggttgaagagctaataaaaccgggggtaaaaagtaaatatcaagaaaggttgaaaatggcatatgacgaagtgaaggtaaga encodes:
- the LOC137639494 gene encoding uncharacterized protein is translated as MIYGAETLPIKKVQERRMEVAEMIMLRWMGGVTKEMTRNLLIRWTVKVLEVSKKAQERILKWFGHVMRREYEHVCKRIIEMEVEGRKRKGRPKLRRKDKLLNDRKEKGLRKHGVQGPGRGRRPTRNNHSIEILGKLKAKKKKKKTFGSKNF